In Paenibacillus segetis, the genomic window TCCATTGGGCAAGCTTTTTCGATCCTCATCCGGAATATTTAGTACCTGAGCCATGGGATACGATGTACGATCCGGATCAGCTGACGATTCCATCCATTGTGCCGGGTGAGCATGAACAGAACCCGCCACACTTTGGCATGACGCAGGAGGAGAATCCTGATTTCTCTGCTTGGAGTGAAACGGGGGAAGGCATTCACGGTTATCGCTCGCATCATTACTACCATTATGGAGAGCGCAAAAGACTGACCGATTACGACCGGAAGAAGCTTGTTGCTGTTTATTACGGTATGATCAGCATGATGGACAAATATATTGGACAAATTCTTGACAAGCTAGACGAGCTAGGTTTGGCTGACAACACGATTGTCGTATTTACGACGGATCATGGTCATTTCTTCGGTCAGCACGGCTTGCAGGCTAAGGGAGGGTTCCATTACGAGGATCTGATGAAGCTGCCGTTTATCGTGCGTTACCCGGGACAGGTTCCATCCGGTCGCACATCTGAAGCGATACAGTCACTCGTAGACCTGGCGCCAACCTTCTTGTCATTCTCCGATCTTCCGATCCCATGTGCCATGACCGGAGTCGATCAGAAGGAAGTATGGCTGGGGAGTAAATCTAACGCTCGTGATCATGCTATCTGTGAATTTCGCCATGAGCCAACGACCATTCACCAGAAGACGTACGTTGACGCGAGATACAAAATAACGGTGTACTACAATCAGACCTACGGGGAGCTATTCGATTTGCAGGAGGATCCAAAGGAATTACGAAACCTATGGAATGATCCTGCTAGCGCCAGCTTGAAATCTGAACTGCTGCTCAAATACATATGGGCTGAGCTGGGAAAGGAACCGATGGCGATGCCTCGCATATCAGGAGCTTAACGGGGAAGCGGTTCGAGGAGTCATAAGAGTAACCTGTCTATAAT contains:
- a CDS encoding sulfatase family protein, whose translation is MNKPNILLITSDQQHWDTIGAFNEEIHTPNLDRLVKEGTTFSRAYCPNPTCTPSRASIITGLYPSQHGAWTLGTKLLEDRHTVGEDFQQNGYKTSLVGKAHLQPLRSAEGYPSLEAYPVLQDLDFWRNFNGPFYGFEHIEITRNHTNEAHVGQHYALWMEEKGCSNWRDYFLPPTGNMDRSITYKWPIPEQYHYNTWIAERTNDKLEEYAKNGESFFHWASFFDPHPEYLVPEPWDTMYDPDQLTIPSIVPGEHEQNPPHFGMTQEENPDFSAWSETGEGIHGYRSHHYYHYGERKRLTDYDRKKLVAVYYGMISMMDKYIGQILDKLDELGLADNTIVVFTTDHGHFFGQHGLQAKGGFHYEDLMKLPFIVRYPGQVPSGRTSEAIQSLVDLAPTFLSFSDLPIPCAMTGVDQKEVWLGSKSNARDHAICEFRHEPTTIHQKTYVDARYKITVYYNQTYGELFDLQEDPKELRNLWNDPASASLKSELLLKYIWAELGKEPMAMPRISGA